The genomic segment ATCATTTCAAGGATAAAATAAAATTTTATTACAACGCACGCGGTTCTATCTGCGAAGTTCAGGATTTTATATTTTTATCAAGGGATCTAGGATACATTAAAACAGAAAATGCTAGAAAAGTTTTCTCTGATTACGTATTGCTGATTAAAAAGTTAAACAGTTTCATTAGATCAGTTGGCGAAAAAGAAAAAGCCAATGACTAATAACACTAATGATTAATGACAAGTCTAATAAACATTGCTCGTGCTGGCGTTATCGATGAGGCGCCAAATATTTCACAGCTTCTGTTAAATATTCTGAATTTTTTATTGCAGATATTCGGAATTATTGCTATAATAGCTTTAGCGGTTTCCGGAATTTTTTATCTTGTCTCTTCAGGAAAT from the Parcubacteria group bacterium genome contains:
- a CDS encoding four helix bundle protein; the encoded protein is MVKCFYDLEIWKIAHKLRLEIYKLTRKFPAEERYAIVDQIRRASASVCANIAEGFGRYHFKDKIKFYYNARGSICEVQDFIFLSRDLGYIKTENARKVFSDYVLLIKKLNSFIRSVGEKEKAND